From a region of the [Eubacterium] eligens ATCC 27750 genome:
- a CDS encoding N-acetylmuramoyl-L-alanine amidase, with protein MKKKLFFCMVMVTICMCACGKKNAATDMESSHDETHLYESQTDISTVEETTQEETALEEVAEETECTEEETTLENAVEAVAEGNIDATEEVKPKQVVICIDPGHGGDSEGTKQEYDGILVMEKNLNYRIATSLKWYLEQNEGVKVILTRNGDYDLSLSNRIKYAVDNNADYFVSVHVNSRSTDEVDSHGCMVLMSCSRYQPSNAKVASVYDSEMRMAKSIISKLNVLGLPIANDWNTENTGGILQRVTTVGETYPDGSLADYYTLLYCGTKAGLPSIIVEHAFLSNKGDYRNFLSTNEKLDALAKADAEAIIESIR; from the coding sequence ATGAAAAAGAAATTGTTTTTTTGTATGGTGATGGTTACTATATGTATGTGTGCATGTGGGAAAAAGAATGCTGCGACAGATATGGAAAGTAGTCATGATGAGACACATTTGTATGAATCACAGACCGATATTAGTACTGTTGAGGAGACAACACAGGAGGAAACAGCTCTGGAAGAAGTTGCAGAAGAGACAGAATGTACAGAGGAAGAGACGACTTTGGAAAATGCTGTGGAAGCTGTAGCAGAGGGAAATATTGATGCTACAGAAGAAGTAAAACCAAAGCAGGTTGTTATATGTATTGATCCGGGTCATGGTGGAGACAGTGAAGGAACAAAGCAGGAATATGATGGAATTCTTGTGATGGAGAAGAATCTTAACTATCGTATTGCAACAAGTCTGAAATGGTATCTTGAACAAAATGAAGGAGTTAAGGTTATTCTTACAAGAAACGGTGATTATGATTTAAGTCTTTCGAACCGTATTAAGTATGCAGTTGATAATAATGCAGATTATTTTGTTTCTGTTCATGTTAACAGCAGAAGTACCGATGAGGTTGATTCACATGGTTGTATGGTTCTTATGAGCTGTAGCAGATATCAGCCATCAAATGCAAAGGTGGCAAGCGTATATGATTCTGAGATGAGGATGGCTAAATCAATAATATCTAAATTAAATGTGTTAGGACTTCCAATAGCCAATGACTGGAATACTGAAAATACCGGAGGAATTTTGCAGAGGGTAACAACAGTAGGAGAAACATATCCTGATGGTTCGCTAGCGGATTATTATACATTGTTGTATTGTGGTACCAAGGCAGGGCTTCCTTCTATTATTGTTGAACATGCTTTTTTGAGTAATAAAGGAGATTACAGAAATTTTCTCAGTACCAATGAAAAACTTGACGCACTTGCGAAAGCAGATGCAGAGGCAATAATTGAATCTATAAGGTGA
- a CDS encoding glycosyl hydrolase family 95 catalytic domain-containing protein: protein MYSSFSKKFSQIKPYDDYNVTDVPWHEAMVAGNGRLGVLESCAPIEDSLIYQNVEFVMPSEEPRHVPYDVTAQLDEARQSVINFDDTWNIHDRKRTNMYCYHPGHMIRLTLEGEPDISGYRRWTDYKTGTINTTFKSDGASVSKSTYVSRKQNVIITKIISEKSVNMSISIDDFESMPKFGVQKNNIPAPERNMLYSRFVRGNIIGTVVHYPEYEGSELAKGGFAGVTRILTDGDMRVSSKPKDSRAYTCIDETAPVINISHAESITLITYTDWTDDLGEYCEFRYRVNGKDTFALVDKCINKVNSVDITEEPVSLEHKNIELKLDGGYFCESANEELLHLQKNEYDIMPHLLEKLYYNGLYGMQACAGTTAPRLSGLWVGEWNLLWRSAYTMDANVNIQVSGMNGSGLYEAGVGYMWFILRQIPDWVNNAAMVYGMKDAVLIPVNTDGHRAMMVEYDINYPFQYWNAGAGWLLIPIYEFLQTYGDAVITTDDVALIKMYGKDTFDVRKDVYEPLLKKTYNFWKQIGNPEYYTDTDGNARYEKGKCSLNESEHYLIIPSFSPENKPFGYHSAITANAAMDISAAKDVINMYTEMLNYTKVDGYEQAVSEAEALLRMLPDFMYDESGAVKEWSMKEYGENNAHRHISHLYPAWPALQTQHDSKLAAACRQAIINRNHENKGKDDTASHGWIHKALVEARLKNADAVYDTLNLLVHSDIFYTTLFTDHNTDRSKGVFCTDTAFGLVGIINEMLVYSDEHTIELLPAWSDKLGSGMVKGLRTRCGITIDELKWDVDKKKVYVSLDWGNADEINIVCGKYEIEKIGHEVKA, encoded by the coding sequence ATGTATAGTTCATTTTCAAAGAAGTTCAGTCAGATTAAACCTTATGATGATTATAATGTTACGGATGTACCATGGCATGAGGCTATGGTGGCAGGTAATGGAAGGCTTGGCGTGCTTGAATCATGTGCGCCTATAGAGGACAGTCTTATATATCAGAATGTTGAATTTGTCATGCCATCGGAAGAGCCAAGGCATGTGCCTTACGATGTTACAGCACAGTTAGATGAAGCCAGACAGTCAGTTATTAATTTTGATGATACATGGAATATACATGATAGAAAAAGAACGAATATGTACTGTTATCATCCAGGCCATATGATAAGACTGACACTTGAAGGAGAGCCGGATATTTCTGGTTACAGAAGATGGACAGATTATAAGACTGGTACAATAAATACTACATTTAAATCAGACGGAGCTTCTGTTTCAAAAAGTACATATGTATCGAGAAAACAGAATGTGATTATAACTAAAATAATATCTGAAAAGTCTGTGAATATGTCGATATCAATAGATGATTTTGAGTCTATGCCGAAATTCGGAGTCCAGAAGAACAATATCCCTGCGCCTGAAAGAAATATGCTGTATTCAAGATTTGTAAGAGGTAACATAATAGGTACGGTTGTGCATTATCCTGAATATGAGGGAAGTGAGCTTGCAAAGGGTGGATTTGCAGGTGTTACAAGGATATTGACAGATGGTGATATGAGGGTTTCATCAAAGCCTAAAGACAGCCGGGCGTACACTTGTATTGATGAGACTGCGCCGGTTATTAATATATCACATGCAGAGAGTATAACACTTATAACTTACACAGACTGGACAGATGATTTGGGGGAATATTGTGAGTTCAGGTACAGAGTTAATGGCAAAGATACATTTGCACTGGTAGACAAATGTATTAACAAAGTTAACAGTGTCGATATAACGGAAGAACCGGTAAGCTTAGAACATAAGAATATAGAGCTTAAGCTTGACGGCGGATATTTTTGCGAGTCTGCTAATGAAGAACTGCTTCACTTGCAGAAAAATGAATATGACATTATGCCTCATCTGCTGGAGAAATTATATTATAACGGTCTGTATGGAATGCAGGCATGCGCAGGAACGACAGCACCAAGACTCAGCGGCTTGTGGGTTGGTGAGTGGAATCTGTTGTGGAGAAGTGCGTACACAATGGATGCCAATGTTAATATTCAGGTTTCGGGAATGAACGGCTCAGGGTTGTATGAAGCAGGTGTTGGTTATATGTGGTTTATTTTGCGGCAGATACCTGACTGGGTTAACAATGCAGCAATGGTGTATGGGATGAAGGATGCAGTGCTGATTCCGGTTAATACTGACGGTCACAGGGCAATGATGGTAGAGTACGATATTAATTATCCATTCCAGTACTGGAATGCCGGTGCGGGCTGGTTACTTATTCCTATATATGAATTCTTACAGACTTACGGCGACGCTGTGATAACAACTGATGATGTGGCGCTGATTAAGATGTACGGCAAAGATACATTTGATGTAAGAAAAGATGTATATGAGCCACTACTTAAAAAGACTTATAATTTCTGGAAACAGATTGGAAATCCAGAGTATTACACAGATACAGACGGTAATGCAAGGTATGAGAAGGGTAAATGCAGCCTTAATGAGAGTGAGCATTATCTTATTATTCCATCATTTTCACCGGAGAATAAGCCTTTTGGATATCATAGTGCGATTACTGCCAATGCAGCAATGGATATCTCCGCGGCTAAAGATGTAATTAATATGTACACGGAGATGCTTAATTATACGAAGGTTGATGGATATGAGCAGGCTGTATCAGAGGCGGAAGCACTCTTAAGAATGTTACCTGATTTTATGTATGATGAGTCAGGCGCAGTTAAGGAATGGTCTATGAAGGAGTATGGCGAGAATAATGCTCACAGGCATATAAGCCATCTTTATCCGGCATGGCCGGCTTTGCAGACTCAGCATGACAGTAAGTTAGCAGCTGCGTGTCGCCAGGCAATCATTAACAGAAACCATGAGAATAAAGGAAAAGATGATACTGCTTCACATGGCTGGATACATAAGGCGTTAGTAGAGGCTCGTCTTAAAAATGCAGATGCTGTATATGATACGCTTAATCTGCTTGTACACAGTGACATATTTTACACAACTTTATTTACAGACCACAATACTGACAGGAGCAAAGGCGTGTTTTGTACAGATACCGCATTTGGACTGGTTGGAATTATTAATGAAATGCTTGTATATTCGGATGAACACACAATTGAACTGCTTCCAGCATGGTCAGACAAGCTGGGAAGCGGCATGGTTAAGGGACTTCGTACAAGATGCGGAATAACTATTGATGAACTTAAGTGGGATGTTGATAAGAAGAAAGTGTATGTAAGTCTTGACTGGGGTAATGCTGATGAAATTAATATAGTATGCGGGAAATACGAGATTGAAAAAATCGGACATGAAGTGAAGGCGTAA